Genomic window (Lycium barbarum isolate Lr01 chromosome 2, ASM1917538v2, whole genome shotgun sequence):
TCTCCTGGCTCTGTTGGCTGGCACTGTCAGCTCGTACGTATACTTACTTATATTtgctttttttgtttttattatttcttCAGGTTATTATTGTTGAGATATTAaagttttgagtttttttttttttggtggttaGACGATACACGGGAATCCAAATTCCAGGGTTTCTTCGCTGATTTGGTGTCGTTCAGGTCGGTTGTTTTCTTCCAGCATTGATGGATCAGTTTCTGAATGGGATCTTTTTGATTTGAGACAGAAGGTTTGTGTGAAGAAAATCTTTGCTTTTATTGTTTCATTGCTGCTACACCTTTGAATGGCATTATAACTGTTGAGCTGAATATTCCTACTATTCTAATTTAAAGAAGGtagctttttatttttattttttattgccaGTAAGTAGGTTAGGCTTGGATAGAGTTGCGATTGGAATTCTTAACAGCAATCTTTTTGAGATCATTGTTAGCCCCACAGTGTAGGAGACACAATGAAAAGAATGAACCTTTTAACCAATATCATAGTTAACAGAGAAATGAAGACCAATTGAAAGTTGACAACCACGAAAGACTGATTTTGTCGCATTTTGTTGTGCGGCTCATCATTATTTAATCACTTTATGCATGTAGTTGTGTTGGGTTATCTTTACTATTTTGTTGTCAGTAATTTTCTTTTCTACATTATTTTTACTATAGCTTTTACTTTTGCATTTATCAAACCTGTTTTTGAAAACTCTTTTCTTGAGctgagctgagggtctatcggaaacatcCTCTTTACCtctcacaaggtaggggtaaggtatgCGTTGCGTACGCCcgaccctccccagaccccacttgtgggatcacactgggtatgttgttgttgttgttgatgatgcaTGTAGTTGGGTCATCCCAGGCTAACACAATGCACGGTTCGTTGTTTCATTTCTACTGGTTTTATGCTTTTGCTTGGATAGAGTTGTAATTACACTTTTTTACCTGCAGTCATAGAGAGCAGTGTAAGGGAATGAGTGGAATTACCAATAGTAAAAGAATGAACCTTTTAACCTATATCATAACTAACATAGAAAcagtgttatcaaaggcgcgctttaagcgcgcttaagccctgaagcgaggctcaaaacatgttgagcgcttcatcttgctttatgtgcgcttcagtgtcgtcatcaaggctctaagacatacttttccttgccaatgaccCTCTCTTGAGgaggtgacactagatgattgatatttcacttcatcttaatatttttacaatttctttgtccatgtATTTgatattcatgcttattattattaatcttggactaaacatatgtatatatttgtatttttgcaccattgcactttttttcattaaagcccacactTTATATGCGCTtcgcgcttaaagccccagctgaccttagagcttttttcgCGCTTtttgcttttgataacactgcatAGAAATGAAGGCGAAGTCAGTGTTTTGGACGGCGCGCGGCGACAAAAGGCGACAAGGGCCTGCCTCGCCTTAAGGCGCGGCGCGCGGCGAGGCGCTCGCCTTTTTGAAGTGTGGCGccaataaataccaaaaaattaaaatatttaattgcatatgtaaataatcaaaatctcactagcaataacatattagcaaatatttcaattcaaaaattaaaagtAGATAGTAGATACTAAAAGTCTAGAACTTGAATGAGTCAATGACTCAATAATTCATAAGTGAAAAGACAAGCAACATTAaaattaaagcaatagtgcaataCTAAAAGTCTATTCAAATTCAAGATCTTCAAGATTTccaaacagagaaaaaaaaacagaggaaaaaAACAGAGCAAACAACAGAAGAGATAAAAACAGAGGGtaaaaaaacagaggagaaaaaacagaaaaagaagaagagaatagaagaaggaaaaaaaaaacagaggtgGCCGGAAATAGGGCAGTTGTCgccggaaaaaaagaagaagaaagaagaagaacagAAGAAGAAACAGAAGTCGAAAATACaggaggaagaaagaagaagaactgaagaaaaagaagaaggagaaagagacgTACCTGAAACcttgaaggagaagagaggaggAGGCAAACAGAAAACCCTAGCTGCTATTTTTATTTAAGTCCTCCACttcttttaattgtttttttttaaaaggtctGCTCGCCTCGCCATAACTGGGCGCCTCGCCTTGGCGCCATTAGCGCCTTTTGAAGGTCTGCTCGCCACGGCCATAAAAGGCGCAGCAGCCTTGCCACGCCACGCCTCTCGCCAAAGGCGAGAAGGCGCTCGCCTTTAACAACACTGGGCGAAGTGAAAGTTGACTACCTTGAAAGGCAGACGTTTTTGCATTTTATTATAAACAGCCAAGAAATCCTCTTTTTATAGCTTCCAAACTGGGTGCACGGGCAGCTGTCTTTCTCCACTTAATCTCAAACTTGATTGACCAGTAAGATTGGAACTTGTGATATGCGCCTACCTAATATATCCCAGTATTTGCACTAACACAATAGATGCATGATGCGCTTATTACATAAAAATCTGTATCTCTTCGGTTAAAATAACACTTTACTAAAATTAATAGTGCCTTGATTTGTGACTAGTGCTGCTTTTAGAGTTAATATATAATGTTTTGGTGCAAATACAGGGACAAGGGAATTGGGACACAGGATTGAATAAAATAGAGAACAAATTTTAGATAGCAAGGCTGCATATTATATGCTGTTATATATCAAATTGATAAGTTTTTCATGCCCTTCAGATAACGTTCACATGGGtatttgcatatgcatctagggGTGGGCATATGCAgatattttgcatttcgttgtgctgTTCATCATTATTTAATCATTTTACGCTTTGTTGATATGAATCAAGTAATGTTGTTACTATGGTTGTTTGCAGATTGCGCTAGATTCTATTGGTGTTGCAATATGGCAGATGGCTGTGGAGCCATGGAGTAATCCACAGCTTAATCAAAAGCCGTCTCCCAAGCATTATGAGAATGGTCACGTCAGTCATAGAAATAGCGAGAGCAGTGATAGTGAGAGCAGTGAAAGCGAAGATGGTGATGACTCTTTAGAGCTTCACGAGGATCATGGTAGTTATAATAGCCAAATAGCATTTGCTTGTGATGATGGCTGTGTAAGAATCTATATAGTCAATGACGATGAAAACTTAACTTACAAAAGATCATTGCCAAGGGTCAGTGGTGAGACAGCTACCCTTTAGACTCAGAGCACAATATGTGATTGTTGCTTGGTATTATAGAGTTATAATTTTTTGCAGGGCGTACATTGAGTGTCACTTGGAGCTCTGATGCAAATAGGATATTTTCTGGGAGCAGTGATGGGTATGTTTCACTTTTGAATATAGCTATCTGAACTTTTACCAGTTGATTTCTGAGGAAAATTCAAAAAACACATAAAGGTTGAGGCATAGAGTTGCTTTTTTATAGGATGTCCACAGTGAATTTTCTGATGGAAGTTGTTTCTTTGCAGGCTTATAAGATGCTGGGATGCCAAGTCTGCTCATGAAATCTACAGGATATCAGTTGGTCTTGGAGGGCTGGGTAGTGGATCTGAAGTATGCATATGGTCATTACTAGCATTGAGGTGAAAATTAAATTGGAAATGCTTGCATTTAATATATGCAAAAAAAGGAAATTCATTTCTCCCATTTGTAAGAATGTTTTGTAAGATATTCTAATTTTCATTAACTTAAAATTCTTTCCAGATGTGGTACCCTCGTCAGTGCAGATAGTACCGGGAGTGTTCAGTTCTGGGACACCCAGCATGGGACTCTTGTGAATGCACTTTCCAATCATAAAGGAGATGTAAATGCTTTAGCAGCATCTCCCAGCCATACTAGGGTGTTTTCTGGTGGCTCTGATGGTCAGGTATATAAATTTCAACTCCTAGAAAAAGAATACTTTCGGTTGGAGTTGTAGGGGTTTGTCCCTCTGGTCTTTTAAAAGTTGAAACTAAGATAATGATCTAGtgcctctttttatttttaactgTTCAGAAATGACAGGCAAACGTGCTCCCATATCCGCTAACAATACACTACTGGTTTTTAGGTTATACTTTATAAGCTCTCTATGGATTTTGTTGGGGCTAATGATGGAAATATAACCTCCGGAGTCATGAAAAAATGGGTTTATATTAGTCATGTGAGGGCCCATACGCATGATGTGAGGGCCTTGACTGTTGCTGTGCCCATCAGTCACGAAGGTTAGTTCATTTGTATTCGTTTCTGCTTCTCCTTCGATAGTAAACTTGCCCCCTTGCCCCTTTTTCCAACTGAAATTTCATCTCTCCCAGGATTGTCTTCGTATAGTCCATTTGGGCTCTGTTATTCTGCTTTATTCTTAATCTTCTTCATTTTCCTTTCAGATGCCATAGTTGAACGGGATAAAAAGAGACCTCGATCTAGGTCCAAGCCCCTTGATTTTAGTTACCATAAATGGGCACATTTAGGCGTGCCGATGCTTATCTCAGGTGGTGATGATACTAAACTTTTTGCATACTCTGCCAAGGAGTTTACCAAGTTTTCTCCACATGATATTTGCCCTGTACCACAGAGGCCGCATATCCAACTTGCAGCAAATACGGTATTTAATCAGGCGTTACTCTTAGTCCAAGCTTCCTACTGGATTGATATTTTGTTTGTTCGCGAAATAAACGGAGTTGTGTCTGGTGGAGCTGCCAAGACAGATTTGGTGGCCCGAGTTAAGTGTAAAGCTTCAAAGAAAATTACATGCAGTGCGATTTCTCCTTCTGGTGCCGTTTTTGCTTATTCTGATCATGTAAAACCCTGCCTTTTTGAGCTTAAGAGAGGTGCTTCCAGCAAGAGTCCATGGGCAGTCAACAAAAGACATCTTCCTTTGGAACTGCCGTTTGCTCATTCAATGGTTTTCAGTGTTGATTCTTCTCGGTTGATGATAGCTGGGTGTGACAGAAGGGTCTATGTCAGTACCTTCTCCAATTTACCTTCTACGCTCTTTTATTTTATACTGtataaagggcagcccggtgcactaagctcccgctatgcgcgggatcCGGGGAAGgtccggaccacaagggtctattgtacgcagtcttaccttATTGTAcatttatataaaaattattgTACATTTTGCGTGTTACTCCACTTCAAAATTAAAGTGAGTTTACTTGCCATCCACTTTTGGCTTTCTATGATATTCATAGTAGTAAGTTTTAAGACAGTGGGGTTCTTGCTAAATCATGGATAAGAATCACGATTTTAGAACTGACCACCTTTTCTGCTGTTGAGTCCCGCCTTCCTGAACTCTGACCACCTAATGTGTCATGGATCCCCCTGCCGTGCAATCCTACCAACAAACTGCATTATAAGGGATAATGAAGGGAGGGAATCTAGAATCGGGAAGTGGGAATTGGTGGAATGGCAGTGATAGGTGCTACAAAGAGGCTGAGGGAGTGGGTAAATGGACAGGAGAAGGGGGAGCTCATGCTGATGAAAAAGGAGGGGCAGGGTGGGTGTGGTTGGTGGGTAGGGGTCATAGTCTTTAATGGAACATGTCATGTTTCCATTTAATTGTGGTTTTGGTCTGTTATCACCATGTGGTGTCATATATGGTAGTTGATTGAAATTTAATTTCGTAATAAATAAGAGGATGCAGTCAGCAGTTCTGTGGTACTCCAATGACATTGCTTGTAGGAATTGTTCGATGTTTAGGCTACGGATTAATCTGAGGCATTGAACTTAGTATTTTATTTAGGTTATGAATTTATCTGAGCCGTTTTCTGAAGTTTTAGCTTTGTTCTCTAGGTGGTGGATGTAGGAAGCTCAGAACTAGTCCATGTTTTCACTCCTTGTCGTGAAGAGCATGATGAAGAATTGCTCCCTGCTGAACCTCCCATAACTAGAATGTTCACCAGCACCGATGGGCAATGGCTAGCTGCTATCAACTGCTTTGGAGATGTGTATATATTTAATCTAGAGACACAGAGGTATAAACATACTCTGCTACATGTATTTAATCTACCATTGTATTGTATTCCTTTTAATCCTTACAATTTTACCATTTTTGCCTTTGTTTTTTTAAAATCCCTTTTCAACCTCAGCTGTTTAAGAAAGGATTTACTTATCATTTTCAAACATCATTTGTATTCTTTTGTTCCTTTTCGGGTCTGAATTAAGTTTGTCATGGGGCAGGCAACACTGGTTTATATCGAGATTGGATGGTCATTCAGTTACGGCAGGTGGTTTTACTCCTCAAAATAGCAATGTGTTTATAGTATCCACTTCCTCAAACCAGGTATATGCCTTAGATGTTGAAGCTAAACAGTTAGGGGAATGGTCAAATCGTAATACATTTGCACTGCCGAGAAGATATCAAGAATTTCCTGGAGAAGTAATTGGGCTTTCATTCCCACCGTCTTCCAGTTCGTCATCTGTCATTGCCTATAGTCCAAGGTTTGTTTTACAATTTTTTGACAGATCTGATCATATATCTCTTGTATTTATAATTTTGGTCATTGTTTTTTCCTTGTTGATCATTACTTGCTTTGTGAAAAGCAAAGCAACTTGGTAATTCCTATGGAGGGTCTTATTATGGAGTTTACACTTGAGAGAAACGTAAGCCAAAAGCTGGATAGGCTCTTTTCTTTGACGCTAAAACTAAAAGTACTCGAGTTAAGAGGCAAGCTTTCCTTGCATGACATGGTTTATTGGCATGTACCTGGGATCTGAGTATTCCGAAATCATTTATAATGAGTTTTTTCTTGCTTTTTACCTCTGTTTTGGAGAGGAGACTGGCACGATGCGACCTTAAACTACCTGTTCAAGTTTATCTTAGAAGCTTATTGAGTGGCTGGAAAAATTAGTAATTAGCAACTATATGCGGCTCTATGTTTCTTCAGTATTGTGCTGCATGCTCCGACAAATGAAAGCATATCCGTAGCTCTTTTCCTTTAAGTTCCAGTGGAGATGCAATATTGATGTTTCGTCAAATAGCTAAGGCGATAAAGTGTGTTGAATCTTCCATTTTGTATCTGAGTTCCACTAAAATAATGGCATCTGCTGATATTTATCCTACAGGGCAATGTGCTTGATCGACTTTGGGAAACCTGTGGATGGTGATGACGACACCGAGTTAGCCAATGGTCAAGATTTAGCTTCAAAGAAGCTACATAGTACTCTCGTGAATGGGAGTGCGAATGGAAGTTTGAAGCGTAAGTCAAAGGGAAGCGAGTTGGAGACTAAACAAAATAGTAGAAAGAATTTTGAGTTATGTCCTTTCAGAGATCCCGTCTTATTTGTTGGACATCTTTCAAAAACTTCTACCTTGATCATAGACAAACCGTGGATACAAGTGGTTAAAAGTTTTGATACTACACCTGTTCACAGACATATTTTTGGGACTTAACTATTTTGTGCCAGGTGGCTTTTGTTTTCAACTCACTTGGGAAATTTAGAGGGGAGATTCAAGTTCTTTTGCCATGGTAGATTTTTCTTTGTTGTCACTTGGGGAAGAGGTGATGAAATCATGTTGTGTAATGTATTCTTTTGATAGTTCCAGTTAACCTGTGAAATCAATTTTGAAGTTCAAGTGCATTCattttatatacaagaattaatCTTATGTAAATTGCATGGTGCTGTAAATTgaagttttatatatatatgcctcgAAGATGGGCTTAACCACAGTAGCCAAACGGCGACTTTTTATCAAATTCTCCAAAACATTTTGACCATATATACCTTGAACGAACATATTCTCATTATCTTGCTTGTTAAACCTCAACTGTCATCTCTTGTTTAACTTAAAACTAGTAATTTTAACCGCGCGAAAATAATATAACTGAACCCTATTTTATTTCTTTAAAATTTTCTCACATCATCAAAATTGCTTAAAGTATTAGATCTCACAAAAGTTAGTTGTTATATTTTAAAATGGAAAACTTTTAGCAGCATGTGTATTTTAGAAGCGTGTTAGTATTCTTGATGTTTTAGAAAAAGAGATTAATAATACCTTTTGGTCTAATagataaataaatattaaaatagttattatattttaaaatGGAAAACTTTTAGCAGCATGTGTATTTTAGAAGTGTGTTAGCATTCTTGATGTTTTAGAAAAAGAGATTAATAATACCTTTTGGTCTAATagataaataaatattaaaatatGTAATAAATGAAGATATAAGGTAAAAGATAAAAAATTGGTGCCGCAGAGAAGCGGATTCTACAAGTTAAATTTGCAGCATTTTTTCTGATGAAAGACGTCTTTTCTCTCGAACAATTGTCACTAAATAAAAGGAGTCAAATGTTAGATATTTCACATATTTATATCATCTATGCTACTTACTATAACTGAAGTTTGAAAGAATAGTATTTAGAGTTTAAAGAAGTCCTCCGGATCTAAATATCTTTGTTCGTTCTTAAGAGGTTCTAACGCTCCTTGTCCTAAGATTCAACATCCCGTTTTTTCAAGCAAAAATATTATCATCACGGAATCAGTGAAAGAGCAATGATAAGAATCACATACTTGCTAGATATTTGGGTCATAAAAGCTATATAATCGTTAAAGAACTCTTAAATAGTTAAATGTGGAACTATTTTctttgttctttctctttttttttttctttccaaatatgATCACGGCGGAAGCACACTATACAAAACTTAAATTTACGAAAGAAGAACCAAAAGATTTAACAAAGGCTATACTTCAATTTTTTGCTTGTGTTTTTGGAAAGAAAAACACTACTTCTATTTGaggaaataaacaaaaaaaaaaaaaggttcttttcatattttggttttcaaaatctttttaaaaatattcgtACCTATAACAAAAAAGttaaaatttaatttttgctTATGTTTTCTATACTTGTTCCTCGTACTCAAATATTATAGGCGTTCTTTTTGGAGTGAAGAAAAGAGTAAAATATGAAGCAATCAGGTACAAAAAAAGCACCTCTTACCATGAATATTAAGAGATAGAGAGACCAGAGTTAATGTAGAGCACAATATCTATCATCTATCCTAAGAGGAAGAAATGAAAAGAAGCATATTATCAAAAAGTTCTGGGAAAAATTACGTAGAAGTTTTATAAATAGTGAATAGTTATAGAGCCCATTTCAGATGGGATTTTTGTGAGTAAAACCATGAGCCTTTTATAGGGAGATATGGTTTCTATCTAATGTAACTTTGAGTTAATTTGAAACCATTCGGCTGATTAGCACCGTTTCAGGTAATTTAATAAATGTAATTTGCAACCATTATTTGACAGTACTTTTGTAACCGTGAGATTAGCAACGTTTCAGGGGGATTAATTAATGGGTCACGCCCCAATCTTGGTTAACGCGTGATTGGCATCCGGCACCttacgggaaccgagcgaaccaagctGTAACTTACACTCACTATGTCACAAACGGCAAAATAAGGCCAATaaggccaactatgaatataatatcatgcataatgaatataatatcatgcatatgtataaGTACAATAGGCCTACGACGTCAACATATCCACTGACAAAACATAACTAAGCTGTATACaggaatctgtctgcaaagcctctatgaacatgactgaagtacataAGTCGGGATAGGCCCCCCGGCATACCCTTaacacaaaatacatatacagcccagactcggcaatgctccaggaagaaatggagcccaccaatcaaaactagtacctgaaagcagcctactgcggaagatcctTGTCCCGTccgtctacacctgcgggcatgaacgcagcgtccacaagaaaagacGTTAGttcaaataatgtaccgagtatgtaaggtggaaATGTAATATAATAAGTATGTACTGCAGGGAAGAAGATAAGCATCAACTTGGCACTTCTGACTTACTAATGAGAATCTagttaatataaatatatatatatatatccacactTTCATATCTTTAACTACACCtgtgtataataataataatactatgATCCTGACCTATGTATCCTCCTAGTactatctgcccaactgatcagtggtaactaccCGATCGGCCGTATCACGGTGGTAACTGCCTGTCCGATTATCGCCCGGAGGTAGAGcgtaactgcccgactgatcagtggtaactgcccgaccgaccatagctcggtggtaataaccaCCCAACCAGCGGCAGCATGGTGGTAACACATATCTGGCCAACCGGATgtagcccggtggtaacatctgcccgactggtcgtagaccagtggtaattataatcgacatcataaccaaacttctacaagtaatctctatgcacttctcatggtcatcaTTTAACCCGCAGTGTCTACATAATCTTATAAGATTTATAAGCACATCTCAGGCCATTAGTACTCTTTCCAGCTTGACTAGACAATCAACcaatcctaagatacaacataaacctctcttcgaacattaaatgcctcattagggatcctctactagcactctattcatgtcctacaaagcattccttaagaacctgttcctcaactcgttggattattattatagagccatcatcatgaacacatctcaccttgaagaaacaaaatcataaggtgagatcaacatcaatgaataacatcaatagccatgaaacaaggCCAATGAAATCACAGgaacatcgggaactgtaagctttggtatTTTAGAAATAGAGTTATTGAGGATATCATATATAGGTTCTCAAcaagggatcatgccttaagaaagaagggggtttagccttaacatacccggAAGCTTACTttccgact
Coding sequences:
- the LOC132627762 gene encoding WD repeat-containing protein PCN-like, encoding MLSVYRSSSVEWKPSPVVALATSADDSQVAAAREDGSIEIWLVSPGSVGWHCQLTIHGNPNSRVSSLIWCRSGRLFSSSIDGSVSEWDLFDLRQKIALDSIGVAIWQMAVEPWSNPQLNQKPSPKHYENGHVSHRNSESSDSESSESEDGDDSLELHEDHGSYNSQIAFACDDGCVRIYIVNDDENLTYKRSLPRVSGRTLSVTWSSDANRIFSGSSDGLIRCWDAKSAHEIYRISVGLGGLGSGSEVCIWSLLALRCGTLVSADSTGSVQFWDTQHGTLVNALSNHKGDVNALAASPSHTRVFSGGSDGQVILYKLSMDFVGANDGNITSGVMKKWVYISHVRAHTHDVRALTVAVPISHEDAIVERDKKRPRSRSKPLDFSYHKWAHLGVPMLISGGDDTKLFAYSAKEFTKFSPHDICPVPQRPHIQLAANTVFNQALLLVQASYWIDILFVREINGVVSGGAAKTDLVARVKCKASKKITCSAISPSGAVFAYSDHVKPCLFELKRGASSKSPWAVNKRHLPLELPFAHSMVFSVDSSRLMIAGCDRRVYVVDVGSSELVHVFTPCREEHDEELLPAEPPITRMFTSTDGQWLAAINCFGDVYIFNLETQRQHWFISRLDGHSVTAGGFTPQNSNVFIVSTSSNQVYALDVEAKQLGEWSNRNTFALPRRYQEFPGEVIGLSFPPSSSSSSVIAYSPRAMCLIDFGKPVDGDDDTELANGQDLASKKLHSTLVNGSANGSLKRKSKGSELETKQNSRKNFELCPFRDPVLFVGHLSKTSTLIIDKPWIQVVKSFDTTPVHRHIFGT